The segment AAACGGTGCGAGACAAGTTACAAGCGCCAATTGTCTTGTTTTCTTACTACAACCCGATTTACCATCAAGGAATTGATCGGTTTTTAAGTCGGATCGCGCAAGCAGGGGTGAAAGGATTAGTAATTCCCGATATTCCTTTAGAAGAAGCAGAAACTGTTCTGAAGCCGGCTCAAGCCTATGGTATTGAAGTAACCTTGTTAGTGGCACCGACTTCTCCAAAAGCGCGAATCAGCGCGATCGCGCAACAATCTCAGGGATTTATTTATTTAGTCAGTGTCACTGGTGTCACGGGAACCCGCACGGAAGTGGGAGCGAGAGTTAAAGAATTATTACCCTTATTACGCAGTGTCACTGATAAACCGGTTTGCGTTGGCTTTGGGGTTTCCCAACCCGAACATGCCAAACAAATTCGGGAATGGGGGGCGGATGGTGTAATTGCTGGTAGTGCCTTTGTCCGTCGTTTAGCGGAAGCAGTATCTCCAGAAGCAGGATTAGCAGAGTTAGAAACCTTTTGTCGTAGCCTCAAAGCAGCGATTTAGTTTAGTCGTTGCATAGATGAAGGGAGAGGAAGAAGTGAATTGCTTAATTGCGACCCATCACAATATTAATGAAGGCGCTAGCATTAATATAAACCATCAGAAATCACTAGGGTTTTTAAGAATCTAGTTATTTTTTCTGACGAATCTGTTCTAATAAGGCATAAAAGGGATCCCATTCATTATCTAAACTAATCGGTTCCCAAACCGATTCAATCACAGGGCGTAACAAAGCCGTTTGTGGATTCTTAGCTTGCAGACGTAACCCTACTTGTTGCAGTTCATCATCATCGCATTGCTTTAATAATCGCTGATAAATCGTTTGCCAGTTTTCCCAGAGAGTTGACTGTTCCTGTAATTGTTGAATGAACGCTGCATTTTCTAGAATCAGGTCTGGGTATTCTCGCCACTGCGGACTAAACCAATTCCCGAGTTCAGCAAAAAAGCGATGATAAGGCACTTGGGAATCCCGCAATAAATTGACAGTTGTTTCTACCAAAGTTTGGGCATCGGTTGGGGAGAGAGCAACAAAGCCTAACTTTTCTGCCATTAATTGACGATAAGTGGCTTCATAATGGCTTTCAAAATTAGCTAAACCGAGATCTAAATCCTTTTGTGCCATGACTAGACTTAGGGGACGCTGTAACCGTTCTAAATTCCAGCGACAGATTCGCGCTTGATTCCCATAACAATAAAGACCCGAATAATCGAAATAAGCAGCGGTAAAAGCGGGATTATAGGTAGGAATAAAAGCGTAAGGACCATAATCAAAGCTTTCTCCAGTAATCGACATATTATCAGTATTGAGGACGCCATGACAGAAGCCCGCCACCATCCATTGCGCCACCAACTCTGCAACTCGCTGCACTAACTCCGCATAAAATTCCGCATAGGAATCAGCAGAGGTTTTTAAGTGGGAATAATATTGTTCAATGACGTGATTCAGCAATCGCTGAATTAAATCCGGACGCTGTAAGTAGTTTAAGCGCTCAAAGGTGCCGAAGCGAATATGGGAATGACTCATGCGGATCATCACCGAAGCACGAGTCGGAGAGGGTTCATCATTGCGCCACAGTAACTCGCCGGTTTCAATCAGACTTAAACAACGAGAGGTGCGCACTCCCAATTGATGCAACGCTTCAGCCGCTAACACTTCTCGCACGCCTCCCTTTAAAGTCAGTCGTCCATCGGCATTGCGAGAATAAGGGGTTTGCCCCGATCCTTTCGTACCAAAATCATAAAGTCGTTCATCTTGTCCACGAATTTGTCCATAAATAAAACCCCGTCCATCACCTAGAAAGGGATTATAATTGCCAAATTGATAGCCATGATAGCGTAGGGCGAGAAACGGGCGGACACTTTGGAATTGTCCAAAGGCTTCAATGAAATGCTCATCATTGACTTGCGCCGGATCTAAATTTAGAAGCGGAAGCAAATCATCATTGCGAAAGCGGAGAAAATGTTGCGGAAATTCTGCTGCAGCAACACGATCATAATAGTCTTCACCGAGAGTTTCTAGTGCTGTTTCGTAGGCTAAGTTGAGGAAAGGGTTATGAGTCGCCACGTTCATTTTTCTTTTTCAGGATACCGCAACTTCTAACATTTCTTCTGGGGTGAGATGAGAATAAATTACTTCGCCATCGCGAAACCAGACAATTCGCTTGCTTTGACGAGCAACATCGACTTCGTGGGTAACCATCACCACAGTAATTCCGCTATCGTGAAGTTCTTGGAAAATGTCTAACACTTCTTTCACGGTGCGGGAGTCTAAAGCACCTGTGGGTTCATCTGCAAGCAATAAACGGGGATTATTAACGATCGCGCGAGCAATAGCAACCCGTTGTTGTTGTCCCCCTGAAAGTTGATTGGGTTTATTCTGTAAACGACTCCCCAGCCCCACTTTTTCTAACGCTGCAACCGCTCGGTCTTTACGATCTTGGGGGGAAACCCCAGCATAAATCATCGGTAAAATCACATTATCTGCTGCGGTGAGGTGAGGGAGCAAGTGAAACTGTTGAAACACAAACCCAATTTTCCGGTTCCGAATCTCGGCTAAGGTGGCATTGGGCAACTGGGACACATTTTGGTTATCGAGGTAATAGCGTCCACTCGTCGGACGATCTAAACAGCCAATCACATTCATCGCTGTTGATTTACCGGAACCTGACGCGCCCATGATGGCACAATACTCTCCCTCTTCAATCGTGAGATTGATATGATTGAGAGCATGAACAGCCGTGTTGGCAGTGCCATAGACTTTAGAAATATCTTCGAGGCGAATCAGCGTTGAATTCATAAGTGGTGATCGGTCATTTGGGGGTTTGGCGAGACTTCGATGTGAGCTCAGTCGAACGCTCACCTGAGCTGCAGTCAGCACAGGCAAGGGGCTGTGTGCCGCTGACTTAAATCTTAACTACAATTGCTCAGAACTATATCGATCATAGGAAAGACTTTGATTGGTCTTGTTAGTATGAATCGATTCATAACTCTCACTTGAGACGGTATCGTGCTAATGGCAGATTCATGCTTCTGAGGGAAGTGATTAACGGTTAGCTAACGATAGATTGACTATTGAAAGCAATTATCATATCAGGAGGTCGTTACCAGGCTTATGATACGACAAAACGACTCCAATCTTCAGCAACCACTTTATCCAGAAGAAGTTCCCTCCGAACAATGGGAAGAGAACAAAAGAATTGTCGACAACGACCAGGATGTCGGCATCAACCCTGGCGATTATGCTGATGAATCGAAAACTGTAGGAGAAAAGGCTCGCCAAGTCGCCGTAAATACTGCTGATCTAACTGGTGAACACGTGGTTATTCCTACCTATTTTATTTTTGAAGATCAAGAGGATGGACACCAAGAAGCCTTGCATCATGTCAGAGATGCTGAGGAAATCTCCGATCTCATCCGCCAGATGCGCTTTGACGAGGAAGGGAACCGTCAGTGGTGGTAAGGTTGATTGAACTTAATTCAGCAAGCCCTACTGAGATAGAACTGCTCTTTAAAATAGCATTCAACCCTTTTTCAACAGGAAATTTTGCTTTAATGTAGTATCTTTCTAGTCAGGGCTTAGCAGCGCGATCGCGCATTGTTTTCCTTCTGACTATTGTAATTGAACCATCATGGGGACGAATTGACATCGGAGATTGCTGGGTCTACTTTAGGATAGCAAAAGGATATCCTTACCTTTGGCCCCTTAATGTTTAATTACAGTTTACCTTCTGCGGTGCAACTTCTTTCAGTCCCCTCTTCAATTGAGTTAGTACAAAAAATACAGTACAAAGCTGTCTTTACTTCGTTACAAACTGACCCTTTTTCAATTGCTTACACCAGTCAAGGAGAAGGTGATCCACCACTGGTTCTTCTTCACGGGTTTGATAGTTCCCAATTAGAATTTCGCTTTCTTTGTCCTGAACTGACTGCTGATCGGCAAACTTGGACAATTGATCTGCCTGGATTGGGATTTAGCCTCCGTCCTACGAAAGTTTCTGTTAATCCCTTGACCATTAAAACAGCATTGTATGCTTTTTGGAAAAGTGCAATTTTTCGACCTATGGTGCTGATTGGGGCATCAATGGGCGGTGCAGTTGCTATTGACTTTACCTTAACTTATCCCGACATTGTGGAAAAACTGGTGCTCATTGATAGCACTGGCTATACGAATGCCCCAGCGTTTGTCCAATTTCTCGTTCCGCCCTTAGATCACCTCGGAGTTGCCTACTTGCGATGGCGAAAATTATTAGCCATCCAACTCAGTCAGCTATCGGGGGCTGATGCCAGTTGGCTTGACTTATTGCATTGTGCCACCTTACATCAAGAAATGCCGGGATGGCAAGAAAGTCTGCTTGAATTTAACAAAAGTGGCGGATATAACTTTCTACCGGTTCGCATGGCAGATATCAATCAACAAACTTTGATTCTCTGGGGTGAACACGATCAAGTTTTAGGGATAGAGGATGCTAGCAAGTTCGCCAAGTCAATCATCAATTCTCAATTGGTTTGGATCGCTAATTCAGGGCACGCTCCTCACATTGAACAACCCCAGGTCACAGCGCAGCAGATTCTTTCCTTTAGCGCTGTTTAGCTAGCAGAGAAGGATTGGTAAAAGCAATCATTACCAATTATTTAGAAGGAGAGGTTGTCGCGATCGCGAGTTTGACCCCTTCCACCTGTCGTAATTGATCCATAACGTTGACTACATCGCCATGAGAAACTGCTTTGTCTGCGTTGACAATGACAATGGTTTCTTGACTGTTTTGACTAATTTTTTTTACTTCTGGGACTAAATTTTGGATAGAAACTTCTTCCTGATTGAGAGCAATTTTTCCATTGTCTTGAATAGTGACAGTTACTTCTGTTTTTGACTGTTGTTGGGCTGTAGTTGCTTGCGGTAAATCAACGGGTAAGCCCTCTGACCGCGTTAAAAATAACGTAGAAATAATAAAGAACGCCAAGATTGAAAAAATGACATCAATCATCGGCACAATATTAATTTCTAAATTCTTTTCCGGCTCATTAGGAATTTGCATATCTGGGCTTTCCTCCTCTTTCGTAATGACGACGATACAGTAATTCTAATTGACCGCCATATTCCTGAATTAAAGCTAACTGTCGCTGATAAAATCCTCGGAATAAGTTAGCAAATAAAAGGGTAAAAATTGCTACAACTAATCCCATTACGGTTGAAACCAGGGCTTCGCTAATCCCCCCTGTCACTGCTGTCGTACTTTCGCCCCCGATTTCGCCAATCTGCAAATTAGAAAAAGCCGTGATTAAACCTAAAATCGTTCCTAATAGTCCTAGTAGGGGTGCAATACTAATAATCGTGTCAAAAACTGTAGAAGCCCGCTTTAAAGTGGGGATTTCGGCTTGAGCGGCACTTTCTAAGGCTAAGCGAAATTCCTCAGGGGTGGGTTTTTCTAATTCCAAAGCTTCCAGGAAAATCCGAGCAATGGGTAAGTCGCCATGATTGCGCAAACGTTGTAATGCTAAATTGGGCTCATCTTGATAAACGCGCAGAATATCTCGTACCAGTCGGGGTTGACGGCGGTTAATGCGTAGCCAAAAGACGATTCGCTCGATAATGAGGGCAAGAGAAAGAATGGAAAAGCCAAGTAAGGGATAGCTAACAACGCCTCCTGCCGTGAAAAAGTTATTAATATCCATGATGGTGGTTAAGGTGCTCTCTCCGATTAAGTTGCTAAGATTTTGCAATACCTAGGTGAGTATAGTAAGCAACTTTTAGATCAAAAAGCAAGCCCTCTCTTGAATTTGTTGGGACAATCCTGAAGCTGATTAATCAGGAGCTTTGGCAAATCAGCATTTCATTGAATCCGCTGTATCTATCCCCCTTGAAGTTGTGATTAGTTGGTTTAAGTTAGCTTATTAAATTAAAAATTTTATCAATAAATAGGATAAGGTTTCTCCGATCAGAGCCAGGGTCACTGTTTGTGATTTATATCATGTTAAAGTCTGACTCTGAGCAAAGAGTTAGTCCAGAATATCTTTTAAGAGTTTGTACACGGGTTGGAAGTTAGACCCAAACACAAAAAAACACATCATTTTTACTGATCAGAATGGAATCGGTCGTGTGAAATTGGTTGGCAGTAGAGACATCTATTGTCAATGCTTGGGCTTGATCCACTCTTGCGATAACGGTGGCTCCCTTACCGGTGGCTCCTGATCAAACCGATACCATCCTTGTTGCTTCATTCGCAACTGTTGATAGTATGTCTTAAAATCATGTGTGTTAGCCCTCATTTTCTCTACCGACTTTGGCTGAGCGATGTCTTCTCGCCAGGCTTTTTTCTCCACTGTTCCCAGGACAAGATAGTCATTACCAATTGCAGATGGATCTCGTTCCATGAATAAAGCTGTTAACAAATGCTCGACTTCATGCTTGTGCGCGATCAGCAAATCACAATCACCGCAATAGCGACAAGTATAATTCAAAGCAACAAGGTGCAGCGGATCAATATGGATTAGCAACGGAACCTTACGCTGCCCTGTTTTCTTTTCACAGAAAGGACACCGTGACATGCGCTCATCAGGATACGGATTGAAAACAAAATTATACGCAGAAGGCATGCCACCAAACTGAAACTTCTTCGTTTTTGACATTACTCACCTCAAATCATCGGTTGTTTGTACCCGTTAACGCTTCTGAAAGCTCAACAGCCACTTCAATACCCACTCACCAGAAAACAAGTCAATTTTACTAGATATTTGCCCACCTAACGTTTGAACTCACTGGTTTTTACAAAGCGCAGCGGAGTAAAAATCCAGTGCAGTGATTTGTTATGTGCTTTCATTCTTTTTTAACTTTTGGCAATCCTAGCTCTGTTCTTAACCTATTCCTTATCAAGATATTTAAATCTGTCATTAATTTAAGCCACTCAGGATTTTTCGGTTGAGTTGTAATTAAATTTGTAATTTTTTCAATCAACTCAATTTCATCATCATAACCGTATAAATAAAACGATACCTGTATATCATTAAAGCCATCCAGAGACTTAGTTTAAGGAATTGAAGAGTTTTTGACTCAATTTAGCGGTAGAAGAAAATGTAGCTGCGTTTACCCAGAATCAAGCTTTAATTGCGATTTTCCTATATCCTAAGCATTAAGGAAGGAGCTAATTCACTATGAATGCCATCAAAATTCCGACAGGGTTTAAGGTAACACCTGAACAGTTTGATGAACTTGCGGTTTCTAACAGTGAGGTTCGTATGGAGTTGACAGCAGAAGGAGAACTGATTGTTATGCCGCCCACTGGAGGAACAGCCGGGAGAAAAAACTTTAAGTTAAATGTCCTGTTTGGCGTTTGGGTGGAACAAGACGGAACAGGAGTCGGTTTCGACTCATCAACAATTTTTGTTCTTCCTAGCGGGGCGAGACGGTCTCCCGATGTGGCTTGGGTGAGATGGGAGCGTTGGAATGCTCTAACTTCAGAACAACAAGACGGCTTTCCGCACATTGCGCCTGATTTTGTAATTGAGTTAGTCAGTCCGAGCGATTTGAAGTCTCAGCGCTACGAAGACTTGCAACAAAAGATGCAGGAATATCTAGACAATGGCGTGAGATTGGGATGGCTAATTGAACCAAACACGAAAACCGTAGAAATTTATCGTCTCGGGAAAACGGTTGAGATTCTGCAAAGCCCAAAAACACTAATGGGAGAAGATGTATTACCTGGCTTTACACTTGAGCTAGAGCCGATCTGGAGCTGAAACGTTTTAGAATTACTTCCAAGTCAAGTGTTTCCCCATTCATTAGAACTTTGTGGAATCCAAACACTTATTTTTAGGTCTAACTAAAGTTGGCTTGAGAACTGGTAACTGGTCAATCCTTCTCGTTTAAAGGTGGTGCTCATTGGTGGAAGTAGGGAAAAGGACCAAAGGACAGTGGGAAAGATGATTTCTAATGTTCCTTGTTCCTTTCCCCTTGTATTTTAGACTTAGGATCTTAAATCCTGTGACGAATGACTAAGAACCAATAACAAACTTATGACTATTGAAAAGACGAGTTCTGACCTTTCTCTCTCCCGTTGGCGCGGGGGAAGTTTTGTGTATCGGTTAGTGGGGTTATTTTCCCCGTGGCGGGAGGGGAGTTATCTGTTGCAATGGGCGGAACCACTGGGTATGGTAATCATGGGGTTAGTATTGGCATTAGCCCCTTTTGTCTCTTCAACATTGGTGGGAGTATTGCTCATTGCAGGGGCTGGATATTGGGGAATTTTAACCCTATCCGAACGTAATATTATTGGTTTAACTCCCATTCATCTTTTGGTTTTGTTGTATTGGGGAATCGCGACGGTAGCAGTTGCTTTCTCTCCGGTGAAAGCCGAAGCGTTTAGCGGTTGGGTAAAGTTAACCCTCTATTTATTATGGTTTGCTCTCTCGGCGCGGGTGTTAAGATTGCCTTCCCTTCGCAATTGGACGATCGCGCTGTATCTGTTAGTTTCCCTGGTCATCAGTGTCTATGGCATTCGGCAAGAAATTTTTGGCGTGGAACAACTGGCGACTTGGAATGATCCGGAGTCGGAATTAGCTGAAGCAACCCGGGCTTACAGTTATTTAGGCAATCCCAACTTACTGGCTGGCTATTTACTCAGCGCGATCGCGCTATCTCTCTCCGCACTCTGGGTTTGGCAGACTTGGCTGCAAAAAGGCGTTGCCCTCACGGCTTTATTAGCCAATACCTACTGTCTCTATGCAACGGACTCTCGTGGCGGCTGGATTGCAATGGTCGGGCTATTAACGATTTATCTCTTACTCCTCTATTACTGGTATCGCGATACCTTACCGCAGTTTTGGCGAATCTGGTTACTGCCGTTAGTCTTTGCCTTTTTCGTGGGCTTAATCTTAGCAGCAATTACCTTCGTGGAACCGTTGCGACTGCGAGTGATGAGCATTTTTGCCGGACGAGAAGACAGCAGCAATAATTTCCGATTAACGGTTTGGTATGCCGTCTTGGAGATGATTCGCGATCGTCCTGGGCTGGGAATTGGACCCGGAAATGAGGCTTTTAACGCGGTTTATCCCCTTTATCAACGCCCAAACTATACGGCTTTGAGTGCCTATTCCATTTACTTGGAAATTATCGTGGAAACGGGCTTGATCGGCTTTAGCGTGTTTTTAGGGTTACTGGGAACCCTTGCCTATCACGGTTGGCAAAAAATCAGGTCTTTGCGGGCAATTGGCGAACGAGAAGGCTTTTGGGTCATTGGCGCGATCGCTGCAATCGCCGGAATGTTAACCCACGGTTTAGTGGATACCGTATGGTATCGCCCCGAAATTAGCACCCTTTGGTGGTTAATGGTGGCTTTAGTCGCTAGCTATTATCCGCAAATTGATTCTGCTGATAACAACTAATTATGCTCATTGAGTCTGTAATACTTCATGCAGATTAACGACCTTGCCAATTACAGCGATCGCGGGTGCAGAAAAATTTTCTTTTTCCTTTTGCTCAATAATGGTATCGAGAGAACCAATGAGGTCTTGTTGTTCCGCACAAGTTCCCCAACGAATCAA is part of the Cyanobacteria bacterium GSL.Bin1 genome and harbors:
- the trpA gene encoding tryptophan synthase subunit alpha, whose product is MNTVSQCFENLRQAGKCALIPFLTAGDPDLDTTIKALEILDRAGADLIELGVPYSDPLADGPVIQAAATRALRRGVKLGNVLDVVETVRDKLQAPIVLFSYYNPIYHQGIDRFLSRIAQAGVKGLVIPDIPLEEAETVLKPAQAYGIEVTLLVAPTSPKARISAIAQQSQGFIYLVSVTGVTGTRTEVGARVKELLPLLRSVTDKPVCVGFGVSQPEHAKQIREWGADGVIAGSAFVRRLAEAVSPEAGLAELETFCRSLKAAI
- a CDS encoding YdiU family protein, coding for MNVATHNPFLNLAYETALETLGEDYYDRVAAAEFPQHFLRFRNDDLLPLLNLDPAQVNDEHFIEAFGQFQSVRPFLALRYHGYQFGNYNPFLGDGRGFIYGQIRGQDERLYDFGTKGSGQTPYSRNADGRLTLKGGVREVLAAEALHQLGVRTSRCLSLIETGELLWRNDEPSPTRASVMIRMSHSHIRFGTFERLNYLQRPDLIQRLLNHVIEQYYSHLKTSADSYAEFYAELVQRVAELVAQWMVAGFCHGVLNTDNMSITGESFDYGPYAFIPTYNPAFTAAYFDYSGLYCYGNQARICRWNLERLQRPLSLVMAQKDLDLGLANFESHYEATYRQLMAEKLGFVALSPTDAQTLVETTVNLLRDSQVPYHRFFAELGNWFSPQWREYPDLILENAAFIQQLQEQSTLWENWQTIYQRLLKQCDDDELQQVGLRLQAKNPQTALLRPVIESVWEPISLDNEWDPFYALLEQIRQKK
- a CDS encoding ATP-binding cassette domain-containing protein, producing the protein MNSTLIRLEDISKVYGTANTAVHALNHINLTIEEGEYCAIMGASGSGKSTAMNVIGCLDRPTSGRYYLDNQNVSQLPNATLAEIRNRKIGFVFQQFHLLPHLTAADNVILPMIYAGVSPQDRKDRAVAALEKVGLGSRLQNKPNQLSGGQQQRVAIARAIVNNPRLLLADEPTGALDSRTVKEVLDIFQELHDSGITVVMVTHEVDVARQSKRIVWFRDGEVIYSHLTPEEMLEVAVS
- a CDS encoding alpha/beta fold hydrolase, with the protein product MFNYSLPSAVQLLSVPSSIELVQKIQYKAVFTSLQTDPFSIAYTSQGEGDPPLVLLHGFDSSQLEFRFLCPELTADRQTWTIDLPGLGFSLRPTKVSVNPLTIKTALYAFWKSAIFRPMVLIGASMGGAVAIDFTLTYPDIVEKLVLIDSTGYTNAPAFVQFLVPPLDHLGVAYLRWRKLLAIQLSQLSGADASWLDLLHCATLHQEMPGWQESLLEFNKSGGYNFLPVRMADINQQTLILWGEHDQVLGIEDASKFAKSIINSQLVWIANSGHAPHIEQPQVTAQQILSFSAV
- a CDS encoding biopolymer transporter ExbD; amino-acid sequence: MQIPNEPEKNLEINIVPMIDVIFSILAFFIISTLFLTRSEGLPVDLPQATTAQQQSKTEVTVTIQDNGKIALNQEEVSIQNLVPEVKKISQNSQETIVIVNADKAVSHGDVVNVMDQLRQVEGVKLAIATTSPSK
- a CDS encoding MotA/TolQ/ExbB proton channel family protein; the protein is MDINNFFTAGGVVSYPLLGFSILSLALIIERIVFWLRINRRQPRLVRDILRVYQDEPNLALQRLRNHGDLPIARIFLEALELEKPTPEEFRLALESAAQAEIPTLKRASTVFDTIISIAPLLGLLGTILGLITAFSNLQIGEIGGESTTAVTGGISEALVSTVMGLVVAIFTLLFANLFRGFYQRQLALIQEYGGQLELLYRRHYERGGKPRYANS
- a CDS encoding Uma2 family endonuclease — protein: MNAIKIPTGFKVTPEQFDELAVSNSEVRMELTAEGELIVMPPTGGTAGRKNFKLNVLFGVWVEQDGTGVGFDSSTIFVLPSGARRSPDVAWVRWERWNALTSEQQDGFPHIAPDFVIELVSPSDLKSQRYEDLQQKMQEYLDNGVRLGWLIEPNTKTVEIYRLGKTVEILQSPKTLMGEDVLPGFTLELEPIWS
- the ictB gene encoding putative bicarbonate transporter, IctB family, translating into MTIEKTSSDLSLSRWRGGSFVYRLVGLFSPWREGSYLLQWAEPLGMVIMGLVLALAPFVSSTLVGVLLIAGAGYWGILTLSERNIIGLTPIHLLVLLYWGIATVAVAFSPVKAEAFSGWVKLTLYLLWFALSARVLRLPSLRNWTIALYLLVSLVISVYGIRQEIFGVEQLATWNDPESELAEATRAYSYLGNPNLLAGYLLSAIALSLSALWVWQTWLQKGVALTALLANTYCLYATDSRGGWIAMVGLLTIYLLLLYYWYRDTLPQFWRIWLLPLVFAFFVGLILAAITFVEPLRLRVMSIFAGREDSSNNFRLTVWYAVLEMIRDRPGLGIGPGNEAFNAVYPLYQRPNYTALSAYSIYLEIIVETGLIGFSVFLGLLGTLAYHGWQKIRSLRAIGEREGFWVIGAIAAIAGMLTHGLVDTVWYRPEISTLWWLMVALVASYYPQIDSADNN